Proteins encoded together in one Gemmatimonadetes bacterium T265 window:
- the uge gene encoding NAD-dependent epimerase — protein MSAAVLVTGAAGFIGMHVAERLLARGERVIGLDDLNAYYDPTLKEARLARLQAHAGFEFVRLTLADRAGMEALFARGEVDRVVHLAAQAGVRHSIDHPHDYIDANLVGFLNVLEGCRRARARHLVYASTSSVYGLNTKMPFSVHDDASHPMSLYAATKRANELMAHTYSHLYGLPTTGLRFFTVYGPWGRPDMALFKFARAILAGEPIDVYNNGDMQRDFTYVDDIAEGVVRALDRPAAPDPGWQSGAPDPAGSSAPYRLYNIGNSAPVQLLRFIAALEQSLGRRAEMRMLPMQPGDVPATSADVSDLMRDVGFAPATPVEEGVRRFAEWYVGYYGATPNDTRPARAAAVSSV, from the coding sequence ATGTCCGCTGCCGTCCTCGTCACCGGCGCCGCCGGCTTCATCGGAATGCACGTCGCCGAGCGGCTGCTCGCGCGCGGCGAGCGCGTGATCGGCCTCGACGACCTCAACGCGTACTACGACCCGACGCTCAAGGAAGCGCGGCTCGCGCGGCTGCAGGCGCACGCCGGGTTCGAGTTCGTGCGCCTCACGCTCGCGGACCGCGCGGGAATGGAAGCGCTCTTCGCCCGCGGAGAGGTCGACCGCGTCGTCCACCTCGCGGCGCAGGCGGGCGTGCGCCACTCGATCGACCACCCGCACGACTACATCGACGCGAACCTCGTCGGCTTCCTCAACGTGCTCGAGGGCTGCCGCCGCGCGCGCGCGCGGCACCTCGTCTACGCGTCGACGTCGTCGGTCTACGGGCTGAACACGAAGATGCCGTTCAGCGTGCACGACGACGCGAGCCACCCGATGAGCCTCTACGCGGCGACGAAGCGTGCGAACGAGCTCATGGCGCACACGTACAGCCACCTCTACGGGCTGCCCACCACGGGGCTCCGGTTCTTCACGGTGTACGGGCCGTGGGGGCGCCCGGACATGGCGCTGTTCAAGTTCGCGCGCGCGATCCTCGCGGGCGAGCCGATCGACGTCTACAACAACGGCGACATGCAGCGTGACTTCACCTACGTCGACGACATCGCCGAGGGCGTCGTGCGCGCACTCGACCGGCCGGCGGCGCCGGACCCCGGCTGGCAGAGCGGCGCGCCCGACCCGGCGGGCTCCTCGGCGCCGTACCGGCTCTACAACATCGGGAACAGCGCGCCCGTCCAGCTGCTCCGCTTCATCGCCGCCCTCGAGCAGTCGCTCGGCCGGCGCGCCGAGATGCGCATGCTGCCGATGCAGCCGGGCGACGTGCCCGCCACCTCCGCGGACGTGAGCGACTTGATGCGCGACGTCGGCTTCGCGCCCGCGACGCCCGTCGAGGAGGGCGTGCGGCGCTTCGCCGAGTGGTACGTCGGCTACTACGGCGCGACGCCTAACGACACGCGGCCGGCCCGCGCGGCCGCGGTAAGTTCGGTGTAG
- a CDS encoding acetoacetate metabolism regulatory protein AtoC, translated as MSDPRSATPSSDSASHGAAPALRILVVDDDRTLREGCANILRLDGHHVVAFGRGEEAIDAAERQHFDIALVDLYMTPISGMDVLRAITASSRDTLVVVMTGNPTVASSLDALRAGAWDYLPKPFSASHLQVLVGRAAHAARGGRVSRELRDAGGSAAAPAAAPVSARAAGDAPTPRAGGEGDHSLIGDSAALRQAVAMARRVAPSDASVMIFGESGTGKEVIAHFIHRHSRRAARKMIAINCAAIPGPLLESEMFGHKKGAFTGADRDKAGLLEAADGGTLFLDELGEMPMPLQAKLLRVLQDGVVRRVGSERQDAVVNVRFIAATNRDPHEAVKQGLLREDLFYRLCVVPIKLPPLRQRPDDVAALAQHFLERFWRRHRSAGSARPTFSVAALTFLQSRPWRGNVRELQNVIEHVTVVAESGRPIEPEDIPLYEEQVTDEGASAVPAGLYAEAFHAAKEQLVTHFEREYLNRLSNRAAGNMSRAARLAGVDRTTLYRLMEKHGMRREDAPLMTAVGA; from the coding sequence ATGTCCGATCCTCGCTCCGCGACCCCTTCGTCCGACTCGGCGTCGCACGGGGCCGCGCCCGCGCTTCGCATCCTCGTCGTCGACGACGACCGTACGCTCCGCGAGGGGTGTGCAAACATCCTACGCCTCGACGGGCACCACGTGGTGGCGTTCGGGCGCGGCGAGGAGGCGATCGACGCCGCCGAGCGCCAGCACTTCGATATCGCGCTCGTCGATCTATACATGACGCCGATCAGCGGGATGGACGTGCTGCGAGCGATTACCGCGTCGAGTCGCGATACTCTCGTGGTCGTGATGACCGGCAACCCGACGGTCGCGTCGAGCCTCGACGCGCTGCGGGCCGGCGCGTGGGACTACCTGCCGAAGCCGTTCTCCGCGTCGCACCTCCAGGTGCTCGTCGGGCGGGCGGCGCACGCGGCGCGCGGCGGGCGCGTCTCGCGCGAGCTGCGCGATGCGGGTGGGAGTGCGGCGGCGCCGGCCGCGGCGCCCGTAAGTGCCCGGGCCGCGGGTGACGCACCGACGCCCCGTGCGGGAGGGGAGGGGGACCACTCGCTCATTGGCGACTCGGCGGCGCTCCGGCAGGCGGTGGCGATGGCGCGCCGCGTGGCGCCGTCCGACGCGTCGGTGATGATCTTCGGCGAAAGCGGCACGGGGAAGGAAGTCATCGCGCACTTCATCCACCGGCACAGCCGGCGCGCGGCGCGCAAGATGATCGCGATCAACTGCGCGGCCATCCCGGGCCCGCTGCTCGAAAGCGAGATGTTCGGGCACAAGAAGGGTGCGTTCACGGGCGCGGACCGCGACAAGGCCGGCCTGCTGGAGGCGGCCGACGGCGGGACGCTCTTCCTCGACGAACTGGGCGAGATGCCGATGCCGCTGCAGGCCAAGCTGCTGCGCGTGCTGCAGGACGGCGTCGTGCGCCGAGTCGGGAGCGAGCGGCAGGACGCGGTCGTCAACGTGCGGTTCATTGCGGCGACCAACCGCGACCCGCACGAGGCCGTGAAGCAGGGGTTGTTGCGCGAGGACCTGTTCTACCGCCTCTGCGTCGTGCCGATCAAGCTGCCGCCGCTCCGCCAGCGCCCCGACGACGTCGCCGCGCTCGCGCAGCACTTCCTCGAGCGCTTCTGGCGCCGGCACCGCTCGGCGGGTTCCGCCCGGCCGACCTTCTCGGTGGCCGCGCTAACATTCCTGCAATCGCGGCCGTGGCGCGGCAACGTACGTGAACTGCAGAACGTCATCGAGCACGTGACCGTGGTGGCCGAGTCGGGGCGGCCGATCGAGCCGGAGGATATTCCGCTCTACGAGGAGCAGGTTACCGACGAGGGCGCGTCGGCCGTTCCGGCCGGGCTGTACGCGGAGGCGTTCCACGCCGCGAAGGAGCAGCTGGTGACGCACTTCGAGCGCGAGTACCTCAATCGCCTGTCGAATCGCGCGGCGGGGAACATGTCGCGCGCCGCGCGGCTGGCCGGGGTCGATCGGACTACCCTGTACCGCCTGATGGAGAAGCACGGCATGCGGCGCGAGGACGCGCCGCTGATGACCGCCGTCGGGGCGTGA
- a CDS encoding EVE domain-containing protein, with product MSNAATSADRRHWLVKSEPTSFSFDDLLAVPGCTTVWDGVRNYQARNYMRDDMRPGDGVLFYHSNGDPTGVAGLAEVAAAARPDLTAFDPEHPGYDAKSRPDVPTWVAVEVRAVERFPAVVSLSELRADPACAGLQVLRRGNRLSVTPVSEAEWNAVCRLGRRDAAGSGRA from the coding sequence ATGTCAAACGCCGCCACCTCCGCCGACCGCCGCCACTGGCTCGTAAAGTCCGAGCCGACCTCGTTCAGCTTCGACGACCTGCTCGCCGTGCCGGGGTGCACGACCGTCTGGGACGGGGTGCGCAACTACCAGGCGCGCAACTACATGCGCGACGACATGCGGCCGGGCGACGGCGTGCTGTTCTACCACTCGAACGGCGATCCGACGGGGGTGGCTGGGCTCGCGGAGGTGGCCGCGGCGGCGCGCCCGGACCTGACCGCGTTCGACCCCGAGCACCCGGGCTACGACGCGAAGAGTCGGCCCGACGTGCCGACGTGGGTGGCGGTGGAGGTCCGGGCGGTCGAGCGATTTCCCGCGGTGGTCTCGTTGTCCGAGCTGCGGGCGGACCCGGCGTGTGCGGGGCTGCAGGTATTGCGGCGGGGGAACCGGCTCAGCGTGACGCCGGTCTCGGAAGCCGAGTGGAACGCGGTGTGCCGCCTGGGGCGGCGCGACGCGGCCGGTTCTGGCCGCGCATAG
- a CDS encoding citrate synthase yields the protein MSQTDTTTTAANGATATGGAPAGPGALELRDPRTDKQYTLALLPRGTEGDEAVRASDLRNVKVDAGDFGVMSYDPAFMNTASCKSAITFIDGDQGILRYRGYPIEQLAEGSTFLEVAYLLRNGELPTQSEYQAWTHDITYHTYVHENIKRFLEGFRHDAHPMSMLCSAVAALSSFYPEAKNIFDPEERYRSIVRLMAKLPTVAAMIYRHMKGMPVVYPDNSLNYTENYLSMVARMSEPRYEANPVFSRALEVLFILHADHEQNCSTSAVRAVGSSHVDPFSALAAGIAALYGPLHGGANEAVLRMIEEIGHPKNVPAFIEDVKSGKGSRLMGFGHRVYKSYDPRARIVKQLADQVFAQVGMDKDLEIALELERVALSDDYFVSRKLYPNVDFYTGLIYRSMAFPTSYFTVLFAVARAAGWLAQWEEMLLDKEQKIARPRQIYVGPGERQYESRLTDKFPTARKDSIRK from the coding sequence ATGAGCCAGACGGACACGACCACGACGGCAGCGAACGGCGCGACGGCCACCGGCGGCGCTCCGGCCGGCCCGGGCGCGTTGGAGCTGCGCGACCCGCGGACCGACAAGCAGTACACCCTGGCGCTGCTGCCGCGCGGGACGGAGGGCGACGAGGCGGTCCGCGCGTCGGATCTGCGGAACGTGAAGGTCGACGCCGGCGACTTTGGCGTGATGAGCTACGACCCGGCGTTCATGAACACGGCGTCGTGCAAGAGCGCGATCACGTTCATCGACGGGGACCAGGGGATCCTGCGCTACCGCGGGTACCCGATCGAGCAGCTGGCCGAGGGCTCGACGTTCCTCGAAGTGGCGTACCTGCTGCGGAACGGCGAGCTGCCGACGCAGAGCGAATACCAGGCGTGGACGCACGACATCACGTACCACACGTACGTGCACGAGAACATCAAGCGCTTCCTCGAGGGGTTCCGGCACGACGCGCACCCGATGTCGATGCTGTGCAGCGCGGTGGCGGCGCTGTCGTCGTTCTACCCGGAGGCGAAGAACATCTTCGACCCGGAGGAGCGCTACCGGTCGATCGTCCGGTTGATGGCGAAGCTCCCGACGGTGGCGGCGATGATCTACCGGCACATGAAAGGGATGCCGGTGGTCTACCCGGACAACTCGCTGAACTACACGGAGAACTACCTGTCGATGGTGGCGCGGATGAGCGAGCCGCGCTACGAGGCGAACCCGGTGTTCTCGCGGGCGCTGGAGGTGCTGTTCATCCTGCACGCGGACCACGAGCAGAACTGCTCGACGAGCGCGGTGCGCGCCGTAGGTTCTTCGCACGTCGATCCTTTCTCGGCGCTCGCGGCGGGGATCGCGGCGCTGTACGGGCCGCTGCACGGCGGAGCCAACGAGGCGGTGCTGCGGATGATCGAGGAGATCGGGCACCCCAAGAACGTGCCGGCGTTTATCGAGGACGTGAAGAGCGGGAAGGGAAGTCGCCTGATGGGCTTCGGGCACCGCGTGTACAAGAGTTACGATCCGCGCGCCCGGATCGTGAAGCAGCTGGCGGACCAGGTGTTCGCGCAGGTCGGGATGGACAAGGACCTGGAGATCGCGCTGGAGCTGGAGCGGGTCGCGCTGAGCGACGACTACTTCGTGTCGCGGAAGCTCTATCCGAACGTGGACTTCTACACGGGGCTGATCTACCGCTCGATGGCGTTCCCGACGTCGTACTTCACGGTGCTGTTCGCCGTGGCGCGCGCGGCGGGGTGGCTGGCGCAGTGGGAAGAGATGCTGCTGGACAAGGAGCAGAAGATCGCGCGGCCGCGGCAGATCTACGTCGGGCCGGGCGAACGGCAGTACGAGTCGCGGCTGACGGACAAGTTCCCGACGGCGCGCAAGGATTCGATCCGGAAGTGA
- a CDS encoding transferase, translated as MTAGRNLRVSGRLVIRGPGRVIFGDNVNVARVVTPWTNTPEAVIEIGSGSFLNGTKFGCSQSITIGPRAILSDASISDTDFHSTHVDRHSPDAPVRVKPVVLEENVWLGGSVGVLAGTRIGRNSVVGFGAVCAGSYPADSIIAGNPARVVKRVPGAAPEVAPPAE; from the coding sequence GTGACCGCGGGGCGCAACCTGCGGGTCAGCGGGCGCCTCGTCATCCGCGGCCCCGGCCGGGTGATCTTCGGCGACAACGTGAACGTTGCACGCGTCGTCACGCCCTGGACCAACACGCCCGAGGCCGTCATCGAGATCGGCAGCGGCAGCTTCCTGAACGGAACCAAGTTCGGGTGCAGCCAGTCGATCACGATCGGCCCGCGGGCAATCCTCAGCGACGCCTCGATCTCCGACACCGACTTCCACAGCACCCACGTCGACCGGCATTCGCCCGACGCCCCGGTGCGCGTGAAGCCGGTGGTCCTGGAGGAGAACGTCTGGCTCGGCGGATCGGTCGGCGTCCTCGCCGGCACCCGCATCGGCCGCAACTCGGTGGTCGGTTTCGGCGCCGTGTGCGCCGGCTCGTACCCCGCCGATTCGATCATCGCCGGGAACCCCGCGCGGGTCGTCAAGCGCGTTCCGGGCGCCGCCCCCGAAGTAGCTCCCCCGGCGGAGTGA
- a CDS encoding magnesium chelatase, with protein sequence MSTTTLPTTLGALRAAGYAERRARSVKDELRRNLLARLAGGGPLFEGVLGYEDTVMPQIVNALLSRHNFILLGLRGQAKSRILRALVTLLDPEMPVVAGSEVNDDPFRPISKFAKQLIAEQGEDAPIAWVDRDMRFVEKLATPDVTIADIIGDVDPIKAARGGHLLSDELTIQYGMLPRANRGIFALNELPDLAGKVQVGLFNIMQEGDVQIKGYPVRLPLDVLLCFTANPEDYTARGKIITPLKDRIGSEIVTHYPEEIELGMAITQQEAWTARQGAGETRDEFSRPVRLPELVSEVIERVAFEARGDKRIDKRSGVSQRMPITAMENVVSNAERRAVRTGETEVVPRIADVFAALPAITGKLELEYEGELVGGASIARELIRRAADATLKARAGTPNLDQVIIWFDEGGALQVDDEQPSALVAQAFSAVPQLLDIVHHTGLATPDDPGATAAACELVLEALVARRKISRNDRGQYGRAVSEKRRRPGEDLFGS encoded by the coding sequence GTGTCGACGACCACGCTCCCCACCACCCTCGGCGCCCTCCGCGCCGCGGGGTACGCCGAACGCCGCGCGCGCTCGGTCAAGGACGAACTGCGCCGCAACCTGCTCGCCCGCCTCGCCGGCGGCGGCCCGCTCTTCGAGGGCGTCCTCGGCTACGAGGACACCGTCATGCCGCAGATCGTCAACGCCCTCCTCTCGCGGCACAACTTCATCCTCCTCGGCCTGCGCGGCCAGGCGAAGAGCCGCATCCTGCGCGCCCTCGTCACCCTCCTCGACCCCGAGATGCCCGTCGTCGCCGGGAGCGAGGTGAACGACGACCCGTTCCGGCCGATCAGCAAGTTCGCCAAGCAACTCATCGCCGAGCAGGGCGAGGACGCGCCGATCGCCTGGGTCGACCGCGACATGCGCTTCGTCGAGAAGCTCGCCACCCCCGACGTGACGATCGCCGACATCATCGGCGACGTCGACCCGATCAAGGCCGCGCGCGGCGGCCACCTGCTCTCCGACGAGCTCACCATCCAGTACGGCATGCTGCCGCGCGCCAACCGCGGCATCTTCGCCCTCAACGAGCTCCCCGACCTCGCCGGCAAGGTGCAGGTCGGCCTGTTCAACATCATGCAGGAAGGGGACGTCCAGATTAAGGGCTACCCCGTCCGCCTCCCGCTCGACGTCCTCCTCTGCTTCACCGCCAACCCCGAGGACTATACGGCGCGCGGCAAGATCATCACCCCGCTCAAGGACCGCATCGGCTCCGAGATCGTGACCCACTACCCCGAAGAGATCGAGCTCGGGATGGCAATCACGCAGCAGGAGGCCTGGACCGCGCGCCAGGGCGCGGGCGAGACGCGCGACGAGTTTTCGCGCCCGGTGCGCCTCCCCGAGCTCGTCTCGGAGGTCATCGAGCGCGTCGCCTTCGAGGCGCGCGGCGACAAGCGCATCGACAAGCGCTCCGGCGTCTCGCAGCGCATGCCCATCACGGCGATGGAGAACGTCGTGAGCAACGCCGAGCGACGTGCCGTCCGCACGGGCGAGACCGAGGTCGTGCCGCGCATCGCCGACGTCTTCGCCGCGCTCCCCGCGATCACCGGCAAGCTCGAGCTGGAGTACGAGGGCGAGCTCGTCGGCGGCGCCTCGATCGCGCGCGAGCTGATCCGCCGCGCGGCCGACGCCACGCTCAAGGCCCGCGCCGGCACGCCCAACCTCGACCAGGTCATCATCTGGTTCGACGAGGGCGGCGCGCTCCAGGTCGACGACGAGCAGCCGTCCGCGCTCGTCGCCCAGGCGTTCAGCGCGGTGCCGCAGCTCCTCGACATCGTGCACCACACCGGCCTCGCGACCCCCGACGACCCGGGCGCGACCGCGGCGGCCTGCGAGCTCGTGCTCGAGGCGCTCGTCGCCCGGCGCAAGATCTCGCGCAACGACCGCGGCCAGTATGGCCGCGCGGTGAGCGAGAAGCGCCGCCGTCCGGGCGAGGACCTCTTCGGATCCTGA
- a CDS encoding glycine cleavage system protein T, which translates to MSDTSEPAVIPISSARSLALGGTALAPAEAQPERDVATQYAALRSGALLVDHGARDLWTFRGPKAAETVTGLVTNDVAGLAPGLGCYAAALTAKGRIVADVRIFVCEVANPAAAGTDWLDGVTLVVDVPPRAAEGWGALIRKFVNPRSAPYRREHERLRAFGIYGVRARNAIADAFGAPPAALAALPTYAHATISVENTRLLVARVPDLGVDGFLLVGPQGQHETVWERVRSAVSGVVVGDEDAYTIARIEAGYPEWGVDIDETTIPQEANLDDLHAISYTKGCYTGQEVVARIHFRGHVNRHLRGIAYPPDDPAIPTGAELADEGGKIVGDVRSSAISPRLGGVAIGMVRREVPPGATLQARWEGGERGVTVSALPFPGHPHADPA; encoded by the coding sequence ATGAGCGACACGTCCGAGCCCGCGGTCATCCCGATCTCGTCCGCACGCAGTCTCGCGCTCGGCGGAACCGCGCTCGCCCCGGCCGAGGCGCAGCCCGAGCGCGACGTTGCAACGCAGTACGCCGCGCTCCGGAGCGGGGCCCTGCTCGTCGACCACGGCGCGCGCGACCTCTGGACCTTCCGCGGGCCGAAGGCGGCGGAGACCGTCACCGGCCTCGTCACGAACGATGTCGCCGGCCTCGCGCCTGGGCTCGGGTGTTACGCGGCCGCGCTCACGGCCAAGGGCCGCATCGTTGCCGACGTCCGCATCTTCGTTTGCGAAGTAGCTAACCCAGCCGCGGCCGGCACCGACTGGCTCGACGGCGTCACCCTCGTCGTCGACGTCCCGCCGCGCGCGGCGGAGGGATGGGGCGCCCTGATTCGCAAGTTCGTCAACCCGCGGTCGGCACCCTACCGCCGCGAGCACGAGCGCCTCCGCGCGTTCGGCATCTACGGCGTGCGCGCGCGCAACGCGATCGCCGACGCCTTCGGCGCCCCCCCGGCCGCCCTCGCCGCGCTCCCCACCTACGCGCACGCGACCATCAGCGTCGAGAACACGCGCCTCCTCGTCGCGCGCGTCCCCGACCTCGGCGTCGACGGCTTCCTCCTCGTCGGCCCCCAGGGCCAGCACGAGACGGTCTGGGAGCGCGTGCGGAGCGCCGTCTCCGGCGTGGTCGTCGGCGACGAGGACGCGTACACGATCGCCCGCATCGAAGCCGGCTACCCCGAGTGGGGCGTCGACATCGACGAGACGACGATCCCGCAGGAAGCCAACCTCGACGACCTGCACGCCATCTCGTACACGAAGGGCTGCTACACGGGGCAGGAAGTCGTCGCGCGCATCCACTTCCGCGGCCACGTCAACCGCCACCTCCGCGGCATCGCCTACCCGCCCGACGACCCGGCCATCCCGACCGGCGCCGAGCTCGCCGACGAGGGCGGCAAGATCGTCGGCGACGTGCGCAGCAGCGCCATCTCGCCGCGCCTGGGCGGCGTCGCGATCGGCATGGTGCGCCGCGAGGTTCCTCCCGGCGCAACGCTCCAGGCCAGATGGGAAGGCGGCGAGCGCGGCGTGACCGTTTCCGCGCTCCCGTTCCCCGGCCACCCGCACGCCGACCCCGCCTAA
- a CDS encoding peptidase has translation MTGGRSDGLTRVPLFPLGLVLFPGTQLPLHIFEPRYRAMLADVRAADGRFGIVLRAGDDERAIPRGYVGCYAIVREAVPLGDGRSNVLVDAGERFAVDRLIDAGTPYYVAEVRPFRDEAVRDPIALADAASRARAAFARVLGAARALADEPAAEVAPLPDDDAAVAFAVAAAVELELTTRQRVLASPEPAERTAYVARLLERAVPDVEARAELHGRARSNGHGPHDAPDATA, from the coding sequence GTGACCGGCGGCCGGTCCGACGGGCTGACGCGCGTCCCCCTCTTCCCGCTCGGGCTCGTCCTCTTTCCGGGCACGCAACTCCCGCTGCACATCTTCGAGCCGCGCTACCGCGCCATGCTCGCCGACGTCCGCGCGGCCGACGGCCGGTTCGGCATCGTTCTGCGCGCGGGCGACGACGAGCGTGCGATCCCGCGCGGCTACGTCGGCTGCTACGCCATCGTGCGCGAGGCGGTGCCGCTCGGCGACGGCCGCAGCAACGTCCTCGTCGACGCGGGCGAGCGGTTTGCGGTCGATCGCCTCATCGACGCGGGGACGCCGTACTACGTGGCCGAAGTGCGGCCGTTCCGCGACGAGGCGGTGCGCGACCCCATCGCCCTCGCGGACGCCGCCAGCCGCGCCCGCGCGGCCTTCGCCCGCGTCCTCGGCGCCGCACGCGCGCTCGCCGACGAACCCGCCGCCGAGGTCGCGCCCCTCCCGGACGACGACGCGGCCGTCGCGTTCGCCGTCGCCGCGGCCGTCGAACTCGAACTCACGACCCGCCAGCGCGTCCTCGCCTCCCCCGAACCCGCCGAACGCACCGCGTACGTCGCCCGCCTGCTCGAGCGCGCGGTGCCCGACGTCGAGGCCCGTGCCGAACTCCACGGGCGCGCCCGCTCGAACGGCCACGGCCCGCACGACGCCCCGGACGCGACGGCCTGA
- a CDS encoding response regulator: MQNDTRRAAPRRALLVDDEAVIRHALRRFFQRQGWAVDEAENGSQALEILLADNGPHYDVIISDLRMPDISGMDLYERLAAQRPALLDRLILSTGDSVSSEASEFLRRSACPVLNKPFELAELRAMVGRMVGAVS; encoded by the coding sequence ATGCAGAATGACACGCGCCGCGCCGCGCCGCGCCGCGCCCTCCTCGTCGACGACGAGGCCGTCATCCGTCACGCCCTCCGTCGCTTCTTCCAACGGCAGGGCTGGGCGGTCGACGAGGCGGAAAATGGCAGCCAGGCGCTCGAAATCTTGCTCGCCGACAACGGCCCGCACTACGACGTCATCATCTCGGACCTGCGCATGCCCGACATCTCGGGCATGGACCTCTACGAACGGCTCGCCGCCCAACGCCCCGCGCTCCTCGACCGGCTGATCCTCTCGACAGGCGACTCCGTGTCGTCCGAAGCGTCCGAGTTCCTCCGCCGCTCGGCGTGCCCGGTGCTCAACAAACCGTTCGAGTTAGCCGAGCTCCGCGCGATGGTCGGGCGCATGGTCGGCGCGGTGTCGTGA
- a CDS encoding RNA polymerase sigma factor RpoD: MQRVTAAPRARPALHPTAAPGGTSFDQYLSDIQRLPLIPTVEEERRLARLARNGDADAAERLVTANLRFVISYVKRYQGRGLDLADLVAIGNEGLLKAVRKFDPDQGVKFISYAVWWVRQAVLKALAEQTRAVRVPLNQNTALIRAGRAHAILAQRLGRDPTDDELGELLGEPADTVRQSRQLSAPEIALDAPVDRGAREAGTFGERIADDDASAIEDALSDRLVHEHLEHALQHYLTPRERRILILYYGLEPGSEEMTLERIGDVMGVTRERIRQIRERAFAKLRESADGPALSDYWTAA, encoded by the coding sequence ATGCAGCGTGTGACCGCCGCACCCCGCGCCCGCCCCGCGCTCCACCCCACCGCAGCACCCGGCGGCACCTCGTTCGACCAGTACCTGAGCGACATCCAGCGACTCCCACTCATCCCGACTGTCGAAGAGGAACGCCGCCTCGCCCGCCTCGCCCGCAACGGCGACGCCGACGCGGCCGAACGCCTCGTCACCGCCAACCTGCGCTTCGTCATCTCGTACGTGAAGCGCTACCAGGGACGCGGCCTCGACCTCGCCGACCTCGTCGCGATCGGCAACGAGGGGCTCCTCAAGGCGGTGCGCAAGTTCGACCCGGACCAGGGGGTCAAGTTCATCTCCTACGCGGTCTGGTGGGTCCGGCAGGCGGTCCTCAAGGCGCTCGCCGAGCAGACGCGCGCCGTGCGCGTGCCGCTCAACCAGAACACCGCGCTCATCCGCGCCGGCCGGGCGCACGCGATCCTCGCCCAGCGCCTCGGCCGCGACCCCACCGACGACGAGCTCGGCGAACTTCTCGGCGAGCCGGCCGACACCGTCCGCCAGAGCCGTCAACTGTCCGCGCCCGAGATCGCGCTCGACGCCCCGGTCGACCGCGGCGCCCGCGAGGCCGGCACCTTCGGCGAACGCATCGCCGACGACGACGCGTCGGCCATCGAGGACGCGCTGAGCGACCGGTTGGTCCACGAGCACCTCGAGCACGCCCTGCAGCACTACCTCACCCCGCGCGAACGGCGCATTCTCATCCTCTACTACGGTCTCGAGCCCGGCTCGGAAGAGATGACCCTCGAGCGCATTGGCGACGTCATGGGCGTGACGCGCGAGCGCATCCGGCAAATCCGCGAGCGCGCCTTCGCCAAACTGCGCGAATCGGCCGACGGCCCGGCACTGAGCGACTACTGGACCGCAGCGTGA
- a CDS encoding ATP--cob(I)alamin adenosyltransferase, giving the protein MALKIYTRTGDRGDTALFGGGRVGKDDVRVDAYGDVDELNAALGLARAIELMPRVDEVLVPIQRDLFAIGALLATPDRDRMHEQLAKARLGEDRVAELEQAIDDGDHELAPLQAFILPGGTPKAAALHVARTVCRRAERRVVALAREVEVPSLVVMYLNRLSDLLFVLARVANRRAGADEAMW; this is encoded by the coding sequence ATGGCCCTCAAGATCTACACCCGGACCGGCGACCGCGGCGACACCGCCCTCTTCGGCGGCGGCCGCGTCGGCAAGGACGACGTCCGCGTCGACGCGTACGGCGACGTCGACGAACTCAACGCCGCCCTCGGCCTCGCCCGCGCAATCGAGCTCATGCCGCGCGTCGACGAGGTCCTCGTCCCCATCCAGCGCGACCTGTTCGCGATCGGCGCCCTGCTCGCCACCCCGGACCGCGACCGGATGCACGAGCAACTCGCCAAGGCCCGCCTCGGCGAGGACCGCGTCGCCGAGCTCGAGCAGGCGATCGACGACGGCGACCACGAGCTCGCCCCGCTCCAGGCCTTCATCCTCCCCGGCGGCACGCCAAAGGCCGCCGCCCTCCACGTCGCCCGCACGGTCTGCCGCCGCGCCGAACGCCGCGTCGTCGCGCTCGCCCGCGAGGTCGAGGTGCCGAGCCTCGTCGTGATGTACCTCAACCGGCTCTCCGACCTGCTCTTCGTCCTCGCCCGCGTCGCCAACCGGCGCGCGGGGGCGGACGAGGCGATGTGGTAG